In Legionella israelensis, the genomic window TTTTGATTGCAAGGGTGTCAATCAACGTGGAGAAACTGTAATGGAAGGATTGGCTACCGTTCTTGCTCCTACAAAAAAAGTCCGTGCTCCAAAAATTAATTTACCAGACGTTGAATTACATACCCATGACCGACTTCAGTCCATTATTCAATCCTGCCAGCGCAAAAAAGTAATTTCTACTGCAGTTGTCCACCCCGTTAAAGCCAGTGTGTTAGAAGCAGTCAATGACGCTGTCAAAACAAAATTAATCAATCCGATCCTTATTGGCCCTGTAAAGAAAATCAAATCAGCAGCACAAGAAAAAGATATCGATATTTCCGAATGGAAATTAATCAATACTGAACATAGCGATGCCGCGGCAGCAAAAGCTGCGGAATTAGCGGCAGAAGGTCAAGTAGACGCTATTATGAAAGGGGCACTTTCAACCAATGAGTTATTATCAGCCATTGTATCAGTCAAAGCTTTACGTACAAAATATCGTATTAGTCATGCTTATCTTATGGATATTCCCTCTTATCACAAACCCCTCATTATTACGGATGCCGCCGTCAATATTGCTCCAAACACGTCTGAAAAGGCGGACATTTGCCAAAACGCGATTAATCTCTGGCGTACAGTATTTGGTGAGAGCAAAAAACCAAAAGTAGCCATACTGGCAGCTATAGGTCTAATCAACCCTAAGATGCAGGCCACTGTTGATGCCGCGACTTTATGCAAGATGTCTGATCGAGGCCAAATAATAAACGCTGTTTTAGATGGACCGCTTGCGTTTGATAGTGCCATCAA contains:
- a CDS encoding bifunctional enoyl-CoA hydratase/phosphate acetyltransferase, with the translated sequence MSKEFLENVVFDELTVGQQASLNKLLTQKDIKLFAAVSGDINPAHMDPEYAKSDIFQGIVGHGMWSASLISTLLGTVLPGPGTIYLEQDIKFKKPVRINDTITVTVIVHEKKDDKPIVIFDCKGVNQRGETVMEGLATVLAPTKKVRAPKINLPDVELHTHDRLQSIIQSCQRKKVISTAVVHPVKASVLEAVNDAVKTKLINPILIGPVKKIKSAAQEKDIDISEWKLINTEHSDAAAAKAAELAAEGQVDAIMKGALSTNELLSAIVSVKALRTKYRISHAYLMDIPSYHKPLIITDAAVNIAPNTSEKADICQNAINLWRTVFGESKKPKVAILAAIGLINPKMQATVDAATLCKMSDRGQIINAVLDGPLAFDSAINKQAAMEKGIQSSVAGDPDILLVPEIESGNILAKQLTFLGHADAAGIVLGARIPIILTSRADSLRVRLLSCALAVKLAEARSKGNIK